In Ensifer canadensis, a genomic segment contains:
- a CDS encoding HK97-gp10 family putative phage morphogenesis protein, translating to MSRNKTLSQQSAALSHRLSAIPKEVLDALRPALIRSGEEVATNMRALAEASRDTGALVDSITVTGPGETTPAYAAGGGKRTANANQVLVTVGNEEVRHGHLVEFGTVKTEAQPFMLPGFRLGKPRIERRISRAITNALKQKPTND from the coding sequence ATGTCGCGGAATAAGACCCTTTCGCAGCAGTCGGCGGCACTTTCACATCGCCTCTCTGCGATCCCGAAGGAGGTTCTTGACGCCTTGCGCCCGGCGCTCATCCGTTCCGGCGAGGAAGTCGCCACGAACATGCGCGCCCTTGCCGAAGCTTCGCGTGACACCGGCGCGCTAGTCGACAGCATCACGGTGACCGGACCCGGCGAAACCACGCCTGCCTATGCGGCAGGCGGCGGGAAGCGCACGGCCAACGCCAATCAGGTTCTCGTTACCGTAGGGAATGAGGAAGTCCGGCACGGCCATCTTGTCGAGTTCGGCACCGTCAAGACCGAAGCGCAACCGTTCATGCTGCCGGGTTTCCGGCTGGGAAAGCCGCGTATCGAGCGCCGGATTAGCCGCGCAATCACTAACGCCCTGAAGCAGAAGCCCACCAATGATTGA
- a CDS encoding phage portal protein, with protein MKFASAISNVKKAIGFPIEQKAYSPNSPEAFELFGVRQTYSGVNVGGQSALYVSAVLQAVRLISETIGSLPCKVYRETADGKEAAKDHSAYRIVHRRANEYTGASELRTRLTADALIHGNGFARVISYDDGRPYALDYLEPRSVTILKDKLTGAPVYRVAEGAGTRDYHFSEILHIPSFLGTSPIAFGKEAIGLAAILERDAAELFSGGRRPSVIITSDERIPENDAGANRFLNILKDYRRWQINPKEPLILPPKMGVQTPAMTSTDAQFIENRAFQLAEIARIFGVPPHMIFDLGRATWGNAETMGATFLQLCLRPWLDRWQDAMTTVLLNEEEQDSHYFEFVTDDLMRADAANRTANMTALVTNRIMTPNEVRAILNLQPLPGGDELINPHTTSNAAPTTAPAKENA; from the coding sequence ATGAAATTCGCTTCTGCTATTTCGAACGTTAAGAAAGCCATCGGCTTTCCGATAGAACAGAAGGCGTATTCTCCTAATAGCCCTGAAGCATTCGAGCTTTTCGGCGTCAGGCAGACTTATTCAGGCGTCAATGTCGGTGGACAATCGGCACTTTATGTCTCAGCAGTTCTTCAGGCCGTCCGTCTGATCTCGGAGACAATCGGATCGCTTCCTTGCAAGGTCTATCGGGAAACGGCAGATGGCAAGGAAGCGGCTAAGGATCATTCCGCCTATCGGATCGTCCACCGCCGCGCTAACGAATACACGGGCGCGAGCGAGCTTCGAACCCGCCTGACTGCCGACGCGCTCATTCATGGCAACGGCTTTGCCCGCGTCATCTCCTATGATGACGGGCGGCCTTACGCGCTGGACTATCTTGAGCCGCGCTCCGTGACAATTCTGAAGGATAAGCTAACCGGTGCGCCGGTCTACCGCGTGGCTGAAGGAGCCGGCACCCGCGATTATCACTTCTCCGAAATCCTTCACATTCCGTCCTTCCTCGGCACGTCGCCGATTGCCTTCGGCAAGGAGGCTATCGGCCTCGCCGCGATCCTTGAGCGGGACGCCGCCGAACTCTTCAGCGGTGGACGCCGACCGTCTGTTATTATCACGTCCGACGAGCGTATCCCCGAAAACGATGCGGGCGCGAATAGGTTCTTGAATATCCTCAAGGACTACAGGCGCTGGCAAATCAATCCCAAAGAACCGCTTATCCTGCCCCCTAAGATGGGCGTGCAAACGCCGGCCATGACCTCGACGGACGCGCAGTTCATTGAAAACCGCGCGTTCCAGCTTGCCGAAATTGCGCGCATCTTCGGCGTGCCGCCGCACATGATTTTCGACCTCGGTCGCGCAACCTGGGGCAATGCCGAGACGATGGGCGCGACCTTCCTTCAGCTTTGCCTTCGGCCATGGCTGGATCGCTGGCAGGACGCCATGACGACCGTGCTTCTCAACGAAGAAGAGCAGGACAGCCATTATTTCGAGTTTGTCACTGACGACCTCATGCGCGCCGACGCGGCGAACCGCACCGCGAACATGACCGCGCTTGTGACGAACCGCATCATGACCCCGAACGAAGTCCGGGCGATCCTTAATCTTCAGCCGCTTCCCGGCGGCGATGAACTTATCAACCCTCACACGACCAGCAACGCCGCACCGACCACGGCCCCGGCGAAGGAGAACGCATGA
- a CDS encoding DUF3168 domain-containing protein, with amino-acid sequence MIEPTVALRTAIRAALIASPEVSALVPAAHIRAGSTRPDNFPMIIMSDGQTEFLGNASGSQYVARVFLDLHIWSVDDGADTAKAIGFAVCNALKEVPAASGFAIDEFSLPAVHWMRDPDPALSYAHGVINVEAVIRWSI; translated from the coding sequence ATGATTGAACCGACCGTCGCACTCCGCACCGCAATTCGCGCCGCGCTCATCGCATCCCCGGAAGTGTCCGCCCTTGTGCCTGCCGCCCATATCCGGGCCGGTTCCACGCGCCCGGACAACTTCCCCATGATCATCATGAGCGACGGGCAGACCGAATTTCTCGGCAACGCTTCCGGTTCTCAGTATGTCGCCCGCGTGTTTCTGGATCTCCATATCTGGTCCGTGGATGACGGCGCGGACACTGCCAAGGCTATCGGCTTCGCAGTCTGTAACGCCCTGAAGGAAGTCCCGGCAGCGTCCGGCTTCGCTATTGATGAATTCAGCTTGCCTGCCGTCCATTGGATGCGCGACCCTGACCCGGCACTGTCATATGCGCACGGCGTTATCAACGTCGAAGCCGTCATCCGGTGGAGCATCTAA
- a CDS encoding GGDEF domain-containing protein — MTAQLDLATVLLLHKSSFLVGALCFLYLRWQSPRNEGLGILAAGFLFLALASTLSGYGEQKLLPAILWTLSSFTLGLGGYALFWIGLRRLSGQRRHRADWLALAIPLTGAIAGLITHFHVINSIRASAFNTGAFLFLAASAFAVVADRKSEPLPVRTIFAASLAIGATLCLAVVVGLLKPDILPITTTYAFFLLIISHFAIALFALVLVKERAEAALRRTADTDMLTGVGNRRWFLSQLPRFGWKGDALAVMDLDFFKRINDRYGHQAGDQVLIAFAELVRANLRATDCFARLGGEEFGLYLPKTNEVQARAIVERLRLATEQLHIHCDGQRIAVSVSIGFVVGQDAKSSWEELFSMADAALYQAKDAGRNCIVAYAPPPASFAIGIPIARTG, encoded by the coding sequence ATGACCGCCCAACTTGACCTCGCAACTGTGCTGCTGCTTCACAAATCGTCGTTTCTGGTCGGTGCGTTGTGCTTTCTTTATCTCCGGTGGCAGTCACCCCGGAACGAGGGGCTCGGCATTCTGGCAGCCGGGTTTCTTTTTCTCGCTCTGGCCTCGACGCTCTCAGGGTATGGCGAGCAGAAGCTGCTACCCGCTATTCTATGGACGCTTTCCAGTTTTACACTTGGTCTTGGCGGCTACGCCCTGTTCTGGATCGGTTTGCGCCGGCTGAGCGGCCAAAGGCGCCACCGGGCGGATTGGTTGGCGCTTGCCATTCCTTTGACCGGCGCGATTGCCGGCCTGATCACGCACTTCCACGTCATCAATTCTATACGCGCAAGTGCATTCAATACCGGTGCCTTCCTGTTTCTCGCCGCGTCCGCCTTTGCAGTCGTCGCAGATCGGAAAAGCGAGCCGCTGCCGGTCAGGACCATCTTCGCGGCTTCACTCGCAATCGGCGCCACGCTCTGCCTTGCCGTCGTGGTTGGCCTGCTCAAGCCGGATATCCTGCCGATCACCACGACCTACGCCTTCTTCCTGCTGATCATCAGCCACTTCGCCATTGCGCTCTTTGCACTGGTGCTGGTCAAGGAGCGGGCGGAGGCGGCATTGCGGCGAACGGCCGACACGGACATGCTGACCGGTGTGGGAAACCGTCGGTGGTTCCTGTCGCAACTGCCGCGTTTCGGCTGGAAGGGCGACGCCCTTGCAGTCATGGATCTCGATTTCTTCAAACGCATCAATGATCGCTACGGCCATCAGGCGGGCGACCAGGTGCTGATCGCCTTTGCCGAACTGGTGCGGGCAAACCTGCGCGCGACCGATTGTTTCGCAAGGCTCGGCGGCGAGGAGTTCGGGCTCTACCTTCCGAAAACGAACGAGGTGCAGGCGCGAGCGATCGTCGAGCGGTTGCGGCTTGCCACCGAACAATTGCACATCCATTGCGACGGCCAGCGCATTGCCGTCAGTGTCAGCATCGGGTTTGTCGTCGGACAGGATGCGAAAAGCAGCTGGGAAGAGCTCTTCAGTATGGCAGATGCCGCACTCTATCAGGCCAAGGATGCTGGCCGTAACTGCATAGTCGCCTATGCCCCGCCACCGGCTTCGTTCGCAATTGGCATACCAATCGCACGGACAGGTTGA
- a CDS encoding gene transfer agent family protein, whose translation MIEHRAFFGDGEKTFAFPTRELIEELERKTGHGVGALFRRFSTREYSLSDVLQVIRLGLVGGGTTPAEADQLVSIYGVGRPLGEVFAVADGVITALFLGVEAINDALEQVAA comes from the coding sequence ATGATCGAACACCGCGCTTTCTTCGGCGACGGCGAAAAGACCTTCGCCTTCCCGACCCGCGAACTTATCGAAGAACTTGAGCGCAAGACGGGCCACGGCGTCGGCGCACTATTTCGTCGCTTCAGCACTCGCGAATATTCGCTTTCCGACGTGCTTCAGGTGATCCGGCTTGGCCTTGTCGGCGGTGGCACCACGCCCGCCGAAGCTGATCAGCTTGTTTCTATCTACGGCGTTGGGCGTCCGCTCGGCGAAGTCTTCGCCGTCGCCGATGGCGTTATCACTGCTCTGTTCCTCGGCGTCGAAGCAATCAATGACGCGCTTGAACAGGTCGCCGCATGA
- a CDS encoding AEC family transporter, with translation MTEIAGLVLPFFGLIFLGYLTARFVEHPGEAMGWLNTFIIYLALPALFFKLVSRTPIEQLTRADFILTSVGATYVVFSLIFIIGLYVRRNTVGEATIQGFAAAYGNIGYMGPGLALLALGDAAAVPVALIFCFENAAHFTVAPAMMALSGGRKEKPAVLALGIARKIILHPFILSTLAGVIAAFFAVQPPLPAQRLIDYLAQAAAPCALFAMGVTLALRPIKRIPVEIGYIVPAKLILHPVLVFTALGLTGNYDPVWVQTAVLLAALPTATNVFVIGHQYGVWQERASATILITTLLSVATVTGLLYLIRSGALPADLFP, from the coding sequence ATGACGGAAATTGCTGGCCTGGTATTGCCGTTCTTCGGGTTGATCTTTCTCGGCTATCTCACCGCCCGCTTCGTCGAGCATCCAGGCGAAGCGATGGGGTGGCTGAACACCTTCATCATCTATCTCGCCTTGCCGGCGCTGTTCTTCAAGCTGGTGTCGCGAACGCCGATCGAGCAACTGACACGAGCAGATTTTATCCTGACGAGCGTCGGTGCGACCTATGTGGTCTTTTCGCTGATCTTCATCATCGGGCTCTACGTCCGGCGCAATACCGTTGGCGAAGCGACGATCCAGGGTTTTGCCGCGGCCTATGGCAATATCGGCTATATGGGGCCGGGCCTCGCCTTGCTGGCGCTGGGTGACGCGGCGGCGGTGCCGGTCGCACTGATTTTCTGCTTCGAGAATGCGGCGCACTTTACCGTGGCGCCGGCGATGATGGCGCTTTCCGGTGGGCGAAAGGAAAAGCCTGCGGTTCTGGCCCTTGGCATCGCCCGCAAGATCATCCTGCATCCGTTCATTCTGTCGACCCTTGCCGGCGTCATCGCGGCGTTTTTCGCGGTCCAGCCTCCGCTGCCGGCGCAGCGGTTGATCGACTATCTGGCGCAGGCCGCCGCTCCTTGCGCGTTGTTTGCGATGGGTGTGACGCTGGCGCTCCGGCCGATCAAACGCATCCCGGTCGAGATCGGCTATATCGTGCCGGCCAAGCTTATCCTGCATCCGGTGCTGGTGTTCACGGCGCTCGGCCTGACGGGCAACTATGATCCGGTGTGGGTGCAGACGGCCGTGCTGCTGGCGGCGCTGCCGACAGCGACCAATGTCTTTGTCATCGGCCACCAATATGGCGTCTGGCAGGAGCGGGCCTCTGCGACGATCCTGATCACGACGCTGCTTTCGGTCGCAACCGTGACCGGGCTGCTCTATCTGATCCGCTCAGGCGCTCTTCCGGCCGATCTTTTCCCGTAA
- a CDS encoding HNH endonuclease signature motif containing protein — MSKPPRICSCGNIVPHGELCTCQQNARRERNARHDARRPSARARGYDHEWRKARLEYLALHPYCRECSKSSITRLASVVDHIIPHRGDKRLFWHRANWQPLCAPCHNSLKQQQERNP, encoded by the coding sequence ATGAGCAAACCGCCCCGTATCTGTTCTTGCGGCAATATCGTGCCGCACGGCGAGCTTTGCACTTGCCAGCAGAACGCACGCCGCGAACGCAACGCCCGCCATGATGCGCGCCGCCCTTCGGCCCGTGCACGCGGCTATGACCATGAATGGCGCAAGGCCCGCCTCGAATACCTGGCCCTTCATCCCTATTGCCGCGAGTGCAGCAAGAGCAGCATCACGCGCCTTGCATCCGTCGTTGATCACATCATCCCGCACCGTGGCGACAAGCGCCTGTTCTGGCACCGCGCCAACTGGCAGCCGCTTTGTGCGCCTTGCCACAACTCACTCAAGCAGCAGCAGGAGCGCAACCCATGA
- a CDS encoding YMGG-like glycine zipper-containing protein, with product MRKLVIAVGMIGTLASCTQTERGTAIGAGTGAIIGGVVSDSWGGAAIGAVAGGIMGNLIGRSRERDGYCIYRDRYGRRFEARCQ from the coding sequence ATGAGAAAGCTTGTCATTGCGGTTGGAATGATTGGTACCCTCGCGTCCTGCACTCAGACAGAGCGAGGGACTGCAATCGGTGCAGGAACCGGCGCAATCATCGGAGGCGTGGTGAGCGACAGCTGGGGCGGCGCGGCTATCGGCGCTGTGGCCGGCGGCATTATGGGCAACCTGATTGGTCGTTCCCGGGAGCGTGACGGCTATTGTATCTATCGGGATCGCTATGGCCGCCGCTTCGAAGCACGCTGCCAATAG
- a CDS encoding cytochrome c biogenesis CcdA family protein, translating into MSIADISIWTAILAGALSFLSPCVLPLVPPYLCYMAGVSVDQFRSGEVVSARSTRRAVLPAALLFTLGFATVFVSLGAGASSIGLLLRQHMDLLSRIGGVVIIIMGLHFLGVFKIGLLAREARFQGGGKPATLSGAYIMGLAFAFGWTPCIGPVLGTILGVAAARDTVTDGAMLLAVYSLGLAIPFWIAAGFSGAFMRFLLRFRRHLGLVEKLMGALLVLAGLAFLFGFISSVAIWFQQTFPILMKIG; encoded by the coding sequence TTGTCGATTGCCGATATTTCGATCTGGACCGCCATTCTCGCTGGCGCTCTGTCCTTTCTTTCGCCCTGTGTTCTGCCGCTTGTCCCGCCCTATCTCTGCTATATGGCCGGGGTGTCGGTCGACCAGTTCCGCAGCGGCGAGGTGGTTTCTGCCCGCAGCACCCGGCGCGCCGTTCTGCCGGCGGCGCTTCTGTTTACGCTCGGCTTTGCGACCGTGTTCGTGTCGCTCGGTGCCGGCGCATCCTCGATCGGCCTGCTGTTGCGCCAGCACATGGATCTCCTGTCGCGTATCGGCGGCGTGGTGATCATCATCATGGGCCTGCATTTCCTTGGCGTGTTCAAGATCGGCCTGCTTGCCCGCGAGGCGCGGTTTCAAGGCGGCGGCAAGCCGGCGACGCTGTCGGGCGCCTATATCATGGGCCTTGCCTTCGCCTTTGGCTGGACGCCGTGTATTGGTCCGGTGCTCGGCACGATTCTCGGCGTTGCAGCTGCGCGCGATACGGTCACGGACGGCGCCATGCTTCTGGCCGTCTATTCGCTCGGGCTTGCGATCCCGTTCTGGATCGCCGCCGGTTTTTCCGGTGCGTTCATGCGCTTTCTCCTGCGGTTCCGTCGCCATCTCGGTCTCGTCGAAAAGCTGATGGGCGCGCTTCTGGTGCTGGCCGGCCTTGCCTTCCTCTTCGGCTTCATCAGCTCCGTCGCCATCTGGTTCCAGCAGACCTTCCCGATTCTGATGAAAATCGGCTAG
- a CDS encoding phage head closure protein, producing the protein MRAGKLDRTITIERQTETIAPSGSVSNGWTPVATIRAEVVQQSANEFLSGFGEAENSTIIFRLRYVPGITTADRVTYNGTAYDLEEIKEIGRRRGLELRAVATA; encoded by the coding sequence ATGCGCGCCGGGAAGCTTGACCGCACGATCACCATTGAACGCCAGACCGAAACCATCGCGCCGTCCGGCAGCGTGTCCAACGGTTGGACGCCCGTCGCCACAATCCGCGCGGAAGTCGTGCAGCAATCGGCGAACGAATTCCTGTCGGGCTTCGGTGAGGCAGAGAACAGCACCATCATCTTCCGTCTGCGGTATGTGCCAGGCATCACGACCGCCGACCGCGTGACCTACAATGGCACCGCCTACGACCTTGAGGAAATCAAGGAAATCGGCAGGCGGCGCGGCCTTGAGCTTAGGGCGGTTGCCACGGCATGA
- a CDS encoding head-tail connector protein, translated as MSIVTLPLLKSQLNIDHDADDALLEHKIAAAEDWTAGYLGKPLADFNPVPAGIVEAVLQLAAHLYENREAVLIGVNAYELPYGVIDFLRPHSVVVTGHVAE; from the coding sequence ATGAGCATTGTCACCCTTCCGTTGCTGAAGTCGCAGTTGAATATCGACCATGACGCCGACGACGCGCTGCTTGAGCACAAGATTGCGGCCGCTGAAGACTGGACTGCCGGCTATCTCGGCAAGCCGCTCGCCGACTTCAATCCTGTCCCGGCTGGCATCGTGGAAGCTGTCCTTCAGCTTGCCGCGCACCTCTATGAGAACCGAGAAGCCGTGCTTATCGGCGTGAATGCCTATGAATTGCCCTATGGTGTGATCGATTTCTTGCGCCCGCACAGTGTCGTAGTGACCGGCCATGTCGCGGAATAA
- a CDS encoding GlxA family transcriptional regulator translates to MSGTEKIQSMIDVVVVVLPESSIMSLASVLDPMRAANRVSGRQVFRWRLLSADGEPVILTCGIPIAVDGTFSLPLEGDVLLAIGGFNLDRHVGRRFIATLQECARHFGIVAGIESGCWLLGRSGLLNGRKATAHWEELEDFSQAFPALTVLGDRFVTDGKFWTSGGASPTFDMMLHLITQRLGSALALDVASIFVYDQTHSATDIQPVVSLGRIETRDPGLAEAIRLMERTLERPLTVSALARRLSISQRKLELLFTKGLSTSPGAYYLRLRLQVAHRLVRDSGSPIREIALRCGFDSLSAFSRAYSREYGTSPLKMRSRHRGAGATSEGGEGI, encoded by the coding sequence ATGTCTGGCACTGAGAAAATACAATCTATGATCGATGTCGTGGTGGTCGTGCTGCCGGAATCGTCGATCATGTCGCTGGCCTCCGTGCTGGATCCGATGCGCGCTGCCAACCGCGTCTCGGGCCGCCAGGTCTTTCGTTGGCGGTTGCTTTCGGCCGACGGTGAGCCGGTCATCCTGACATGCGGTATACCGATCGCGGTCGACGGCACGTTCTCGCTGCCGCTTGAAGGCGATGTCCTGCTGGCGATCGGTGGCTTCAATCTCGATCGGCATGTCGGGCGCCGGTTCATCGCCACGCTTCAGGAATGCGCCCGCCATTTTGGCATCGTGGCCGGCATCGAATCGGGCTGCTGGCTGCTCGGCCGCAGCGGTCTGCTCAACGGCCGCAAGGCAACCGCCCACTGGGAGGAGCTGGAGGATTTCAGCCAGGCATTTCCAGCATTGACGGTGCTGGGGGATCGGTTCGTCACCGATGGAAAGTTCTGGACCTCCGGTGGTGCGTCACCGACCTTCGACATGATGCTGCACCTCATCACCCAGCGCCTCGGCTCGGCGCTGGCGCTCGATGTCGCCAGCATCTTCGTCTACGACCAGACCCACAGCGCGACGGACATCCAGCCCGTGGTGTCTCTCGGGCGGATCGAGACCCGCGATCCCGGTTTGGCTGAGGCGATCCGCCTGATGGAGCGAACGCTCGAACGGCCGCTGACGGTGTCGGCGCTTGCACGCCGGCTGTCCATTTCGCAGCGGAAGCTGGAACTGCTGTTTACAAAGGGATTATCGACCAGCCCCGGCGCCTATTACCTGCGCCTGCGCCTGCAGGTGGCGCATCGACTGGTGCGCGATTCGGGCAGCCCGATCCGCGAGATCGCGCTGCGCTGTGGCTTCGACAGCCTGTCGGCTTTTTCCCGCGCCTATAGCCGCGAATATGGGACGAGCCCGCTGAAGATGCGTAGCAGGCACCGCGGCGCGGGTGCGACGTCGGAAGGTGGCGAGGGGATCTGA
- a CDS encoding phage major capsid protein — MTERLEYKSALTVDETGTITGIAWPFGSPDGVGDMIETGAFNFTDKLPMLFAHNQAQPIGVWDEITETAQGLSVKGRLLIDEIPKAREVYALIRERAISGLSIGYRTKSAMPRRRGRTITALDLREISVVTVPSHPGAQITSIKAADDTAPKEMNLENDEIEVKNDPVVSPEELLEIKSLRSDVDKLKARLNRPTAANNNHPTGTNDNDLKSLNLELKSTLLEQKALTIAAPGTGSNLVTDTFMAQILEKLGKSNPIRQLASSIQLDTGLLKIPRLVDSVAPGSVTETGTKPESTPTFEQISIEPFMMGAQVLVSRSQLEDSAVNLFAWISSHIATRFAELESAWFVKGNGTTQAEGVMTSTEVQQITSATTALEVDDLLDLLYSVKASYANAGAWVMNRKTARIIRGLKDSDGNLIWERSLQAGEPGRILGQPVYMADDMPDPVAGNTPIIFGDFQRGYLITDRIAFEPSTDYAKFSENDIVQFTGRRRVGGKVVMGEALTKLKLKAA; from the coding sequence ATGACCGAACGGCTCGAATACAAAAGCGCGCTCACCGTCGATGAGACCGGCACCATTACCGGAATTGCATGGCCGTTTGGCTCGCCGGATGGCGTCGGCGACATGATTGAAACGGGCGCGTTCAACTTCACTGACAAGTTGCCGATGCTATTCGCACATAATCAGGCGCAGCCTATCGGCGTCTGGGATGAAATCACCGAAACGGCGCAGGGGCTTTCCGTAAAAGGCCGCTTGCTGATCGATGAAATTCCGAAGGCCCGCGAAGTTTACGCACTCATTCGCGAACGGGCCATATCGGGCTTGTCCATTGGCTACCGCACGAAGTCGGCAATGCCTCGCCGGCGCGGGCGCACGATTACCGCCCTGGACCTCCGCGAAATTTCTGTTGTTACCGTCCCGAGTCATCCGGGCGCGCAAATTACGTCAATCAAGGCCGCAGATGACACGGCACCGAAGGAAATGAACTTGGAAAACGATGAAATTGAAGTGAAGAATGATCCGGTTGTTAGCCCGGAGGAACTGCTTGAAATCAAGTCTCTCCGCAGCGACGTGGATAAGCTCAAGGCAAGGCTCAACCGCCCGACCGCCGCGAACAACAATCACCCTACCGGCACGAACGACAACGACCTTAAGTCGCTCAACCTCGAACTGAAAAGCACCCTTCTCGAACAGAAGGCGCTGACCATCGCCGCACCCGGCACCGGCAGCAATCTCGTCACCGATACTTTTATGGCGCAGATTTTGGAAAAGCTCGGCAAGAGCAATCCTATTCGCCAGCTTGCAAGTTCTATTCAGCTTGACACCGGCCTTTTGAAGATTCCGCGTCTTGTCGACAGCGTGGCACCCGGCAGCGTCACCGAAACCGGCACGAAGCCGGAAAGCACCCCGACCTTCGAACAGATCAGCATTGAGCCGTTCATGATGGGCGCTCAGGTGCTTGTTTCTCGCTCTCAGCTTGAAGACAGCGCAGTTAATCTGTTCGCATGGATTTCCAGCCACATCGCCACGCGCTTCGCGGAACTTGAATCTGCATGGTTTGTGAAGGGCAACGGCACCACCCAGGCCGAAGGCGTTATGACCTCGACCGAAGTCCAGCAGATCACTTCGGCCACGACGGCGCTTGAAGTCGATGACCTGCTGGACCTTCTGTATTCGGTCAAAGCCAGCTACGCCAATGCGGGCGCATGGGTGATGAACCGCAAGACGGCTCGCATCATTCGCGGCCTGAAGGATAGCGACGGCAACCTTATCTGGGAACGCAGCCTTCAGGCCGGCGAGCCGGGGCGCATTCTGGGTCAGCCGGTTTACATGGCCGATGACATGCCCGACCCGGTTGCAGGCAACACGCCGATCATTTTCGGTGACTTCCAGCGTGGCTATCTGATCACCGACCGCATCGCGTTCGAGCCTTCTACTGACTACGCCAAGTTCTCCGAGAACGACATTGTTCAGTTCACCGGTCGCCGTCGCGTTGGTGGCAAGGTTGTCATGGGCGAAGCTCTCACGAAGCTGAAGCTCAAGGCCGCTTAA
- a CDS encoding P27 family phage terminase small subunit, which produces MTHLRGVKPALSPDREPLTKAPPAPKWMTDEARAEWRRIIPRLVADRIITKADLTGVENYCVATGRVREIETLFRVSGLDKTLFGMQNRAMQTARQLAAEYGLSPVSRARVGTVASDTADEFDPLGAF; this is translated from the coding sequence ATGACCCATCTTCGCGGCGTCAAGCCAGCGCTTTCCCCAGATCGCGAACCGCTCACGAAGGCACCGCCCGCGCCGAAGTGGATGACGGATGAGGCACGCGCCGAATGGAGGCGCATCATTCCGCGCTTGGTCGCAGATCGCATCATCACGAAGGCCGATCTGACCGGCGTCGAAAACTATTGCGTGGCGACGGGCCGCGTCCGTGAAATCGAAACGCTGTTCCGCGTGTCCGGTTTGGACAAGACGCTTTTCGGCATGCAGAACCGCGCCATGCAGACGGCACGCCAGCTTGCGGCCGAATATGGCCTGTCGCCGGTATCGCGCGCGCGCGTTGGCACCGTTGCCAGCGACACCGCCGACGAGTTCGACCCGTTGGGAGCTTTCTGA